A DNA window from Heliomicrobium undosum contains the following coding sequences:
- a CDS encoding tyrosine-type recombinase/integrase, with product MIDALIEELRQQGKSPTTLRSYMDSWGRFSRWYEQTNPHPTPTGGDAGPQMATQLDIANFKRFASSNFKPNTVALTMIHLNVIFRWLAQRGLTPDNPAEHVDRVSVPQSAPKWLTRGEQNALVRTVRQHGSLRELTMVTLMLHTGVRVQELCDIQMRDVTLTDRKGLLVIRYGKHGKYREVPLNVDCRRILLRFIESRKSSSEYLFYSQRSDKMSPRGVSFLIAKYANLTGIDHLTCHALRHSFGHQLAVLKVPLDVIARLMGHMKKDGSPNLAMTSRYTMPGEEDLARAVEELSWV from the coding sequence ATGATCGACGCACTCATTGAAGAACTCCGGCAGCAAGGAAAGAGCCCGACCACCCTGCGCTCGTACATGGACAGTTGGGGCCGCTTCTCACGGTGGTACGAACAGACCAACCCCCACCCCACCCCCACCGGGGGGGATGCAGGGCCGCAGATGGCCACTCAACTGGACATAGCAAATTTCAAACGTTTCGCCTCCAGTAACTTCAAGCCCAACACCGTGGCCCTCACGATGATCCACCTCAACGTCATATTCCGGTGGCTCGCACAGAGGGGCCTCACGCCCGACAACCCGGCCGAACATGTGGACCGGGTATCTGTACCCCAATCGGCTCCCAAATGGCTGACACGGGGCGAACAGAATGCCCTGGTGCGAACGGTGCGGCAGCATGGGAGCCTGCGGGAATTGACGATGGTCACGCTGATGCTGCACACCGGCGTCCGGGTCCAGGAACTCTGCGATATCCAGATGAGGGACGTCACCCTCACCGACCGCAAGGGCCTGCTGGTGATCCGCTACGGCAAACACGGGAAGTACCGTGAGGTCCCGCTCAACGTGGATTGCCGGCGGATCCTGCTGCGGTTCATCGAATCCCGAAAGAGCAGCAGCGAATACCTATTCTACTCGCAGCGCAGCGACAAGATGAGCCCCAGGGGAGTGTCGTTCCTCATCGCCAAGTACGCAAACCTCACTGGTATCGACCACCTCACATGCCACGCCTTGCGCCACAGCTTTGGCCATCAACTTGCGGTGCTGAAAGTCCCGCTCGACGTAATCGCCCGGCTCATGGGGCACATGAAAAAAGACGGCTCTCCCAACCTCGCCATGACCAGCCGGTACACGATGCCTGGCGAGGAAGATTTGGCGAGAGCCGTTGAGGAGTTGAGCTGGGTATGA
- a CDS encoding phBC6A51 family helix-turn-helix protein, with protein sequence MSDQSKKYALNGSQRLAAEILATNDVHKMTLAQIAQEAGVSDRTLYRWKQDPDFIAYQNEVAELTMKDFLAEAYNNLKDIVRASGSEKNRLKAIELVLKNQGRLTEVQKIEAKVEDSRSNDAIEAEIDNLKKLLAEM encoded by the coding sequence TTGTCAGATCAATCGAAGAAATACGCGCTGAACGGATCGCAGAGGCTCGCTGCCGAAATACTCGCCACCAACGACGTCCACAAAATGACACTGGCCCAGATCGCCCAGGAGGCTGGCGTGAGTGATCGCACGCTGTACCGTTGGAAGCAAGACCCCGACTTCATCGCCTACCAGAACGAAGTGGCCGAATTGACCATGAAAGATTTCCTGGCCGAGGCGTACAACAACCTGAAAGATATTGTCCGTGCCAGTGGCAGCGAGAAAAACAGGCTCAAGGCCATCGAACTCGTTCTCAAGAACCAGGGCCGCCTTACCGAAGTCCAGAAGATTGAGGCCAAGGTGGAGGACAGCCGCTCTAACGATGCGATTGAGGCCGAGATCGACAACCTCAAGAAGTTGCTGGCCGAGATGTAA